The DNA region TTGATGTTTTAGTTGCAGATGCAGGAGTGCAAGCTTTTAGCTCTATTGTAGATTCTACCCCAGAACATTGGAATACAATTATAGGAACAAATGTTATCGGTACGGCAAATACGATGATAGCATTCTTGCCTTTGATCATTCCTCAAAAAATGGGTAAAGTTGTTATTCTTGCTTCAACACAAGGTATGAGAGGTATGTGGAATGGTGCAGCTTATGCAGCTTCAAAATGGGGATTGGTGGGTCTTGCTAAGTCTGTTGCTATTGAAATGGGTCCTCATCATATCAATGTAAATGTGGTCGTTCCCGGATTAGTCAATACCGAAATGACACATAATCTTAAACGTTGGCAAGTGGCAATGGGACCAGGATATGAAAATGCTCAGGTTACCGAAGCGCAAGTATCAGAAGTTTTATCCAAAAAAGATGCCTTAGGGTTACCTTGGGTAGAAGCGGACGATATCGCACCAGCAGTCGTGTTTCTAACATCTGATGCGGCAAATAAGATTACTGGTGCAGTGTACGACGTTGCAGCAGGTACAAGTACGGTATATACGTCATAATCTATTTTTAAAATTACATAAGATAGCAAGGTTTTCAGGTTAATCAATATCTTTGTTTCCTAAAAATACAGGAAGTTGAGTTTAACCATAAAAACAAATGAATTAGTAAAGATTTATCACAATAGAACGGTGGTGAGTCACGTATCTGTTCAGGTAAGTCAAGGGGAGATCGTCGGTTTGCTTGGTCCAAATGGAGCAGGTAAAACGACGACTTTTTATATGGTCGTGGGTTTGATACAGCCAGAAGAAGGATCTGTTTACCTAAATGAGGAAGATATCACAAAACTTCCTATGTATAAAAGAGCACAATTGGGCATTGGATATTTGCCGCAAGAAGCGTCTGTATTTCGAAAGTTGAGCGTAGAAGATAATATTATGGCGATTTTGGAAATGACCAAATTATCCAAATCTGAACGTGCTGAGAAATTAGAATCGCTGTTGAATGAATTCGGTTTGCAACACGTACGCAAAAATAATGGGGATAGTTTGAGTGGTGGTGAACGACGTCGTACGGAAATAGCGAGAGCATTAGCTATCGATCCAAAATTTATCTTGTTAGATGAGCCATTTGCAGGAGTCGATCCCATTGCCGTAGAAGATATTCAAAGTGTGGTTGCCAAATTGAAATATAAAAATATCGGTATTCTCATTACCGATCACAATGTAAATGAGACGCTTTCCATCTGTGATAGAGCGTATCTTTTGATTGATGGTAAAATATTTAAACACGGAACTGCCGAACAATTAGCTGAAAACGAACAAGTTAGGCGTTTGTATTTAGGTACTAATTTTGAATTAAAACGTAAAGATTGGATTTTGGAAATGGGAAAAACCAATGGTCAGAGTTTGCATATTAAAGAAGAAGAAAAAGAATCAGAGTCTTAATCGGAATTAAAAATGTGAATGTATTGGCTAAATAACTTATCATTCATAATTCATAACTCTTTTCCTATTAACCATTAACTTTGCGTACAATCCAATATATTAGCATAAAGATTTTTATATAAAATGAGTCAAACAAAAAGAATCGCTCTTTTCGGATCAACAGGATCTATCGGTAAACAAGCATTAGAAGTTGTTGAGGCACATCCTGATTTGTTTTCTGTGGCGATTTTGACTGCCGCGAGCAACGCTGACCTATTAATCAAACAAGCACTAAAATTTAATCCCAAAATTGTTGTCATCGTTGATGATAGCAAATATAATTATATCAAAGATGCTTTAAAAAGCACGGGTATCACGGTATTGGCAGGAGAGGATGCTTTGTTAGAAACAGCAGGCAATGATTGCTATGATGTCATGTTAGAAGCAATTGTAGGCTATGCAGGACTTTTACCTACGATTAAAGCCATTGAAATAGGTAAACCTGTCGCTTTGGCAAATAAAGAAACCTTGGTCGTTGCCGGTGATTTAGTTATGCAAATGGCAGCGGCGAAACGTGTTCCAATTATTCCCGTAGATAGCGAGCATAGTGCGATTTTCCAATGTTTAATTGGAGAAGGAAAGAATAAAATTGAAAAAATTATATTGACCGCAAGTGGTGGTCCATTTTTGGGTAGAAAACCTAATTTTTTGGTCAATGTAAAAAGAGATCATGCATTGGAGCATCCCAATTGGCGTATGGGCGCTAAGATTTCCATTGACTCTGCAACTTTGATGAATAAAGGTTTGGAAATGATTGAAGCGAAATGGCTTTTTAATCTTAAACCGGAGCAAATTGAAGTCGTTGTGCATCCGCAAAGTATCATTCATAGTATGGTAATGTTTGAAGATGGCGCGATCAAAGCACAAATGGGATTGCCTGATATGAAATTGCCGATTCAATATGCATTGTCATTTCCCCAAAGATTACATTCCGATTTTCCAAGATACAATTTCCGTAGACCAGACACTTTAACTTTTGAAGAGCCTGATTACAAAACATTTAGAAATCTTTCTTTAGCGATTGAAGCGTTGAAAAAAGGTGGAAATCTACCTTGTATTATGAATGCAGCTAATGAGATTGCGGTATACGCATTTTTACATAACCGAATTGGATTTTTGGATATTACAGACGTGGTGGAACAAGCCATGACAAAAATCAAATTCATTGAAAAACCTTCTTTAGAAGATTATATTGACAGTGACGGAGAAGCGAGAAGTTTTGCCGCATCCATTGTAAGATTATAAAGCGGAAAACGATTATTTTTTAAACTATTCAAATGGTATTATTAGCTATCGATTGGGCTAGCGTAGGTGTTAAAGCGCTACAGTTTATCCTTTCATTTTCGATATTGGTGACTTTACACGAATTTGGTCATTTCATAACTGCGAGAATTTTCAAATGTCGTGTGGAAAAATTTTACTTATTTTTTGATCCATGGTTTAGCTTATTCAAAAAGAAAGTTGGCGATACCGAATATGGTATTGGCTGGGTGCCCTTTGGTGGATATGTCAAAATCGCCGGAATGGTCGATGAAAGCATGGATAAAGAACAATTGAAACAAGAACCCAAACCTTGGGAATTTCGTTCTAAACCAGCTTGGCAACGTTTGATTATCATGTGTGCGGGCGTGGTGATGAATTTATTGCTGGGATTTTTTATTTATTCCATGATGTTATTTCATTGGGGTGATGAATATTTACCTACACAAAATTTGACTTATGGTGTAACCGCAGATTCATTAGCACAAAGTGTTGGATTTAAGAATGGTGATAAAATCTTAAGTGTTGATCATAAACCAGTTGAAAGATTTAAGAATGTTGCCATGAATGTCATTTTGGATGGAGCAACTTCTGTACAAGTTGATAGAAATGGTCAAAAGATCGATGTCGCGATTCCAAAAACATTTGCGGGCGATATTATTAAATATAAAGATATAGCCTTCTTGTCTCCAAGATATCTTATGTATCCTTTAGGAACAGTGGTAGATACGATGCCTGCGAAAATAGCAGGATTCAAAGTAGGAGATAAGATTATTGGAGTAAATGGTAACGCGGTACAATTTTTCGATCAATTTAAAGAAAGCGTTTCTAACAACAAAGGGAAATTGGTTACTGCAAAAGTTCTTCGTGGAAATGATACATTGAATTTAAGTGTAAATGTTCCTGCGGATGGAATTATTGGTATTGCTCCGAATATTCCAGATAATGCTTTGAAAACTCATTTAACAAAATACGGATTTTGGGAATCTTTCCCTGGTGGTTTTCAGAAAGGAAAAGAAACATTACGTTCTTATGTTTTACAGTTAAAATTAATTTTTAGTGGAAAAGTAAAAGCGAATGAATCTTTGGGTGGTGTAATCAGCATGGGAAATCTTTTCCCTTCACTTTGGGATTGGCAAACTTTCTGGGGGTTGACAGCTTTTTTCTCTATGGTTTTGGCGCTGATGAATATTTTACCCATTCCAGCTTTAGATGGCGGACATGTATTGTTTTGTTTGATTGAAATGATTACAGGACGTAAACCAAGTGACAAAACTTTGGAAGTCGCGCAAATGATCGGAATGGTCTTATTGCTTGGATTGATGGTATATGCGTTAGGTCTAGATTTCTGGCGTTTATTTAAAAAATAAAAATAAGCTGAATGCAAAAAGCTCAATGCGTAATGCAATTGTATTGTGCTTTGAGCTTTTTGCATTTGGCATAGAGCTGAAATATGAACATAATAATTATTGGTCCTGCACATCCTTTGAGAGGAGGCTTAGCCTCTTTTGATGAGCGCTTGGCAAGAGCGTTCAAAGAAGCAGGACACAATGCCAGTATTTATACATTTTCCTTACAATATCCTGGTTTTTTATTTCCAGGTACGACACAGTTTTCGGATGAACCAGCGCCGACGGATATCGATATTAAAGTTTGTATCAATTCTGTGAATCCACTCAATTGGCGTAAAGTCGGCAAGGAGTTAAAAAATCTTCGTCCTGATATAATATTGATTCGATATTGGTTGCCATTTATGGCGCCTTGTTTGGGTACGATTTTACGGTTTGTCAAAAAGAATAAACATACGAGAACGGTTTGCTTGGCGGACAATATCATACCACATGAACATTTCCCCATGCAAACGCAATTGACCAATTATTTGGTTAAGACGGTGGATGGATTTGTTACAATGAGTGGAGCGGTTTTACAAGATTTGAAAAAATTTACCCAAAAACCTGCAGTTCAAATAGTACATCCGTTATACGACAATTTTGGTGTGCAAATTTCCAAATTAGAAGCGCGTAAGCATTTACAAATTGCTGAAAATCAGCCTTGGATTTTGTTCTTTGGATTTATCCGAAAATATAAGGGTTTGGATATTTTGTTGGAATCCATGCATTTATTGCAAGAAAAAGGTTCGGATATACAATTAATCGTTGCTGGTGAATTTTATGGAGATCGCAAACCTTATGATGATACTATTGAAAAATATCAGTTAAAAAATGTGCATTTGCATACTAATTTCATTACTGATAGTGAGGTCAAATATTATCTAAGTGCAGCTGATTTTGTGATACAACCTTATCGCGATGCAACACAAAGTGGCGTAACACCTTTGGCATATCATTTTGAAAAACCGATGTTGGTTACCAATGTAGGTGGTTTACCGGATATGGTTCCAGATGGAAAAGTTGGTGTCGTAACAGAACCAACCTCAGAAGCTGTAGCAATAGGAATTGAAAAATTATATGCACAGGGAGAATCTCATTATCTTCCTTATCTTCAAATAGAAAAACAAAAATATAGCTGGGCAAAAGCTGTGGAAAGCATGATTGTCATCAGCGGAATCTCTCAAACAAATTAATTATGAATATTTACAGAAGCAAAGCCCCATTACGTATCGGACTTGCGGGCGGCGGTACAGATGTAAGTCCTTATAGTGATTTGTATGGCGGTGCAATTTTAAATATTACGGTTTCCTTATTTGCACATGCCAATATTGAATTGATTGAAAGCGAACAAATTATCTTGTCTGCTATGGATCGAGGAGAGGAGGAAGTGTACGATTGGACGACAAGTCTTCCAATTAATGGAAATTTGGATTTATTAAAAGGTGTTTATAATCGTATTCAAAAAGATTACGGTATATCCAAACAAGGATTTCGATTGAACACATTTGTGGATGCACCCGCTGGAAGCGGTTTGGGTACTTCATCTACTTTGGTTGTTGCTATTTTAGGTGCATTTGTTGAAATGCTCAAATTGCCATTGGGAGATTACGATATTGCGCATTACGCTTATGATATCGAACGAAAAGATCTTGGACTTAGCGGAGGTAAACAAGATCAATACGCGGCGACTTTCGGTGGAGTGAACTATATGGAATTTTTGGCAGACGATCGCGTGATTGTCAATCCGCTTAGAATTCGCAATGAATATTTGGATGAATTGGAAAATAATTTGCTCTTATTCTACACTTCCACAAGTCGAGAAAGTGCCAAAATTATCGTCGAACAGCAAAAAAATGTGCTTCAAAAAAATGAAAAATCTATTGAAGCGATGCATCAATTAAAAGAACAATCTATCTTATTGAAAGAAGCGCTGTTGCGAGGTGAATTGTTCAAATTTGGACAAATTTTGGATTTCGGATTTCAGCAGAAAAAGCAAATGGCTGCTAATATTTCCAATGATTTAATTGATGATATTTATAGCGCGGCGATTGAAGCTGGAGCAACTGGAGGAAAAATCTCTGGTGCTGGTGGAGGTGGATTTATGACATTTTATTGTCCTGGAAATACGCGTTATCAAGTTATTGAAGCTTTAAAGAAGTTTGGGGGAGAGGTGAAACCTTATCGATTTACACGTCATGGTTTAATTACTTGGACCGTAAAATCTTAAAATTTGATATTTATCAATATTAAATTTTGATATTCTAAATATATTCGGACTTTTGAACCGTATTGCTTGTATCTCATTGAACATTTCAAGGTAAAAAAATGATTGAAAAAATTTCTAGTTTGGTTGCAGAATCAATTGATGTAAAGACCAAAATACTGAAAGATGAAGCCTTTCTTTTGAATATTGAAAGGGCTGTAGCATTGGTGGTGGATGCATTTTCCAAAGATAAAAAAGTCATGTTTTGTGGTAATGGCGGTAGCGCAGCAGATGCGCAACATCTTGCGGCGGAGTTTAGTGGACGTTTTTATAAAAATAGAAAAGCATTGCCAGCAGAAGCATTGCATTGTAATACTTCCTATTTGACGGCGGTTGCTAACGATTATAGTTATGACGACATCTATGCCCGCTTGGTAGATGGTATTGGATTTGAAGGTGATGTATTGATAGGATTGAGTACCTCAGGCAATTCCAAAAATGTAGTTAAAGCTATGGAAGTGGCTAAAAACAAAGGCATAATTACACTTGGTTTAACTGGTATAAATGGTGGCCAAATGGAGGATTTAAGTGATATCTTATTTGCCGTGCCATCCAAAGTAACGCCTAGAGTACAAGAAAGTCATATTTTGATAGGTCATATTATCTGTGAATTGGTTGAAGCAAGTTTATTTGAAGATTAACGAGAAACCAAACTGTATGATTAAAGATTGCATAATTCTGTGTGGAGGATTGGGTACACGACTAAAAAGTGAAGTCCCTAATGTACCCAAACCGATGGCGCCAGTGGCAGACAGACCATTTTTGTGGTATGTTGTTAAGAATTTTATTGCACAAGGTATAGAGCATTTTGTATTTGCACTTGGCTATAAAAATGAAATTATCCAACAATATTTGGCTTCTTCGGAGTCGCCTTTTGTCAAGGAAAAAGCAACTTATACGCTGTCTTTAGAAACGGAGCCTTTAGGTACGGGTGGCGCGATTAATAAAGCTTGCGCTTTGACAAAAAGTGAAAATGCCATCATCGCTAATGGAGACACTTTTTACAAAGTTGACTTAAATGCATTGAGCGAAGCGCATGAAACTAAGAAGGCTGAATGTACGCTGTCTTTAAAGACAATGCATGAATTTGACCGTTACGGTGTTGTTTCCTTAGATGCAGATAATCAAGTTGTTTCCTTTAAAGAGAAGAAATTTTATATAGAAGGATTGATTAATGGTGGAATTTATGCGCTCAATATTCCAAAATTTCAATCTCAAAACTGGCCAGAAAAATTTTCATTTGAAACCGATTATTTGGAAAAAAATACAAATAATGGAAAATTGTTTGGCGTAATTGATGAACATTTTTTCATTGATATCGGTATTCCTGAAGATTATAAAAAAGCTATGAAAGAACTAAAAATTCATCATTTTGCTAGTTTGGATATTTCTAAAATCGACAAAACTTGGACGCTGTTTTTGGATAGAGATGGTGTATTAAATGAAGAGATCGGAGATAGTTATGTGTTAAATACGGATCAACTGAAGGTGTATGATTATATACCTAAAGCCCTGGGAATATTAGCAAAGAAATTTAATACAATAGTTATTGTTACCAATCAAAAAGGAATAGGTAAAAAGTTGATGACTATTCAGGATTTGACTTTAATACATAAAAAATTAAAATCTGAAATTGCTACGGAAGGCGGTCGCATCGATAGTTTCTATTTCTGTCCCGATTTGGAAGATAATAGTCCCAATCGTAAACCTCAGCCGGGCATGGCTTTTCAAGCGAAGAAGGATTATCCAAATATTGAATTTTCTAAAAGTATCATGGTGGGCAATCGGTTAAGTGATATGAAATTTGGTAGAAATGCGGGTATGTTTACCGTTTTATTGTCTACAACACACCCAGATATTCCATATCCTAATGAAGATACGGATCTCAGATTTCCTGATTTGTTAGCATTTGCGCAATCCTTAGAAGGTTAAGAAATTATAACCAATGGTAAAAAAAATATAAATTTTGCTATTGGTTAATTTTTCTGTTGTATATTTGTTTTCACAAATGTTGTTAAACGTTAAAAAATATAGATATTTATGAAAAAGGTTTTAGAAGTTATTGCTAGTGCAAGAGGTGCAGAATCTTTCAGTACAAAATTGGCTGATCACATCGTTAGCAAAATCAGCGAAAAATATGATGGTAGTTCTGTAATAAAAAAAGATATCGTTGATAGTAAAATTCCTCATCTTAATCCAGATATTTTAGCTGCATTTTTCACTCCATTGGAAAATCAAGCAGATTCTATCAAAGGATTAGATGCTTTTTCTAACAAAGCAATCAAAGAATTACAAGAAGCAGACACTATCGTAATCGCAGTACCATTTTATAATTTCGGTATTCCTTCTGTATTGAAGGCTTATATTGATCACGTAGCAGTAGGTGGTAAAACTTTTAAATATATTGACGGAGCTCCAGTTGGTTTGTTAACTGGTAAAAAAGTTTATTTGGCAATCTCTTCTGGTGGCGTTTATTCAGAAGGCGACTATAAAGCATATGATTTTACAGAACCATATTTGAGAACTGTATTAGGGTTTTTAGGAATGACTGATGTTACAACATTCCGTATTGAAGGTCTTAATGTTAGTGCATTGAAAGATAGAGCAGTTGAAAAAGGATTGAATTCCGTAGTTATCGACTAATTAGTAAGTAAGAAGTATAGATAAAAAAGTCCGCACTATATTTAGTGCGGACTTTTGTTTATTTTAAGGAGCTTGCATCTACTCTAGTTGGGGTGTCTTTTCCCGAAATTATAGTTTGAGCACTGACAGCGACGGACTTTATTATTTCTGCCATATTTGTTAAATCAAGTGTGCTGATTTCATCACTCAATTTGTGATAGTTCGGTTCACTATCCATTTTAGATGTACTTATCGTATGTGCCGGTACGCCTTGACGCGCAAGGGTTGCATTGTCAGAACGGTAAAATAAATTTTGTTCTGTATAAGGATCTGGATAAAATTGGAACTTGGAACCTTGCAAATTCTTTTGCAAAATTTCGCCCATATTGGTTTTTTCAAATCCTGTAATATAAGCGGAGTTGTTGCCCCATTTACTATCAGTTCCGATCATTTCAATATTGAACATGGCAATTACTTTGTTAGGGTCAAATTGTTGTGAAAAATATTGACTTCCGTACCCACCAATTTCTTCGGCTGTAAAGGCTGCAAAGATCAAAGTACGTTCATTGTTGTTCAGTTTTTTATAGTATTTCGCTAATTCGATTACGGCTGTAGTTCCTGATGCATCATCATTTGCACCATTGTAGATACTGTCCGTTCCTTTGCTAGGATCGACACCTAAGTGATCATAGTGTCCGGAGAAAATAACATATTCATCGGGTTTGGTTTTTCCAGGAATAATACCAACTACATTTTGTAATTTTTGTGCTTCGAGATTTTGTTCTATATGAATATCAAATGTAGATGGAGTCTGTGTGCCTAAAATAAATATTACAGAATAAGGACTTTCAAAAGTTGCTTGTGTGAAATAAGACAATCTTTTAAATAGTTTACTACAAGAGGTGTCGACTATAACAATTGTATTTTGTTTACTATGGATAGCTGCCATAGCTATGGAGAACAATACTTGTTTGCTTTCTATAGTCTCTATTTTGTATCCATTATTTTGGGTGACATCTATATTCTTCTGGGTAGAGACTGCAAGTATATTTTCGGAATTTATCGCTTGATTGTTGATCGTTCCTTTGACCGAACTAATGGATGTTTTATAAACGGAAAATTTTTGCAAATATGATTCTTGTCCTTTCGGATAGCTTAATCCTGTTTTTTTAAATTCTGATGCAATGAATTCAGCGGCTCTATCAATATCTGGGGAGAATGTTTTTCTTCCTCGCATATCATCTGACGCCAATACGGAAAGTATACTCTTGACTGATGTAGGATTGATTATTTTGTCAATATTCTGTGCGTTTACTAAAGTTGTACTTGCGACACCCAATAATAAGGCTCGTATTTTTTTAGAATGGATCATGAACGTGAATTTGAATTAAGTTGGAAAATTAAGCTTTTTTTAATTTTATTCGAATACCTTTCTATTGGTATATTTAAATACTTCCTATTCTACTATTGATTTTTTAATAATGTATTTCATACCAATTAAATAGTCAAAGTATAGTTAGGAATTATTCGGGGCGAAATTAAATAAGTACTATAATGCCGTAAAGTAACAAAGCCTTGTATCATCGATACAAGGCTTTGTCGCTATTAGTACTTTGATATTTTTTAAGCTTTTTCTTCGAACGCTTTTTCGATCGCTTTCAAACCAATATTCATTCTTTCAAGCGCTTCTTTTTTTCCTATTAATGCAGCAACATCAAATACATGTGGACCAAATTTACCACCTACCCACATAATGCGAAGCGGAAGCATCAAATTGCCAGGTTTTTCGATGCCTGCTTTTTGCGTAGTTTCCATGAATAATTCTTCCAAATTTTGTGCAGTCCAGTTGGCGCAGTTTTCATAAACTGGAATTAATTGCTCTTTGTAAAATTTAGCATCTTCAAGCGTCCATTTTTTAATGGCGGATGCTGTATCTAATTCTGCAGGTCTACGGAAAAAGAAATCTGCTTGTTTGACAAAATCTGGCAATAAAGTACATTTTTCTTTTACCAAATCTATCACTCCTGCCAATATTATATCGGCATCAATTTGTTTTTCTGTCACGCCATCTGCTAATAATAAAGGTTTAACTGCTGGGACTAAATCTACTCCAGGTATTTGTTTAAGCCACTCTTTGTTAAACCATAAGGCTTTTGTATAGTTGAATTTTGCACCACCTTTGTGAACACGAGTAATGTCAAATTTTTCGATCAATTCTTTCAAAGAAAATAATTCTTGTTCTGTACCATCGTTCCAACCGATTAATGCAAGCATATTTACAAATGCCTCTGGCACAAATCCTCTTTCTCTAAATCCCTCCGTAAATTCATTATCTCTTGGATCTGTCCAGTTCATTGCAAATACCGGAAATCCTAGTTTCGCTCCATCACGCTTGCTTAATTTGCCTTTGCCATCAGGTTTCATAATCAATGGTAAATGCGCCCATTCTGGCATATTTTCAATGCCGAAAAGATATTCCCATAGTTTGATATGTATAGGCGAACTAGGAAGCCACTCTTCTCCTCTGAATGCATGTGTGATTTTCATCAAATAGTCGTCTACAACCACTGCTAAATGATAGGTTGGCATACCATCGGCTTTCAACAAAACCTTATCATCCACATCGGACGTATTAAAACTCACTTCTCCACGAATCAAATCGGTAAAAGTGATTTTTTCGTTCGCCTCCATTTTGATACGAACGACATAAGGAATTCCGGCTTCGATTTTGGCTTTTGTTTCTTCTTCCGTTAGAGACAAAGAATTTTGCATTTTATCCCTTAATGTGAAGTCGTACTTCGGAGATGGATTGCTTTCTGATTTGAAATTTTCACGCATTGCGGTCAATTCTTCTGGAGTGTCAAATGCATAATATGCATGACCTTCTGTGATTAATTTTTCCGCATATTCTTTATACATTGGTTTGCGCTCACTTTGTCTGTAAGGTGCGTATTGACCAGGATTGGCAGGACTTTCATCTGGATTGATTCCACTCCATTTCAATGTTTCTGTAATATATTCTTCCGCACCAGGAACAAATCTAGTTTGATCTGTATCTTCAATTCTTAAAATAAATTCGCCGCCAAAATGTTTGGCAAATAAATAATTATATAATGCTGTCCTAACTCCACCTAAATGTAAGCCGCCGGTAGGAGAAGGCGCAAATCTGGTTCTAACTTTTTTTTCCATAACGCGGCAAAGGTAAATCAGATTTATTATTTCAAAAATGTAAAAAGTAAATCATTTCAGATAATCTATGCTTTAAAATGATTTAATTTGAATGATGAAAAACTATGTAGTTCTATTAATGGCACTATTTCTTTTTAGTTGCACGTCATCGAGCGAACAACAAAAAGAGACTATTTCCTCGGCATCTGTCAATAATAAGGAACAATTAAAAATCGTAAGTTGGAATATTGAATGGTTCGGTTCGTCTTTAGAAGGTCCGAAAGATAAAGATTTGCAGGAAAAAAATGTCTTGAAAATTTTGACGAATTTGAATGCAGATATTTATGCATTATGTGAAATTGTAGATACAGCAAGATTTGGAAATGTCGTTCGGCAATTGCCAAGTGATTATCAATATTTTATTTCTGATTATGCTAGTAATGCTAAAAATAGCAATAGCTCTTCCTGGCAACAAGCACAAAAAATGGCATTTATAGTTCGCAAAAATTTATTGACAAATATTCAGGTAAATGGTTATTTGAGAAACAATGGTCGATTGGGATATGATTTAGCGAATGGTCGATATCCTTATTTATTAAGTGGATATATTTCATTCAATGGTAAAAATCAATCTTTAAATGTGATGATTTTGCATGCGAAATCTGGTGCTGATCAGGAAAGTTATAACCGTAGAAAAGATGCTGCAAATATATTAGCAGAGAATATTGAAAAGGATTTTGCAAATGAACCCTTTGTTTTAGTTGGGGATTTTAACGATGAGACAACTACAACTATAACTCGAAGTGAATCACAATCTCCTTACGTTGCATTTTCAAGTGACGGATTTCATATTTTAACATCCAATGTTTCGGGTAATTATCAACAATCAACGATACATTATAGTTCTATCATCGATAATCAAATAGTGAATAATACTTTATATTCATATTATATTCCAAGTTCGACTCAGATATTAGGTGATGTACAAGATTGGATAAAAGACTATAAACAAGGAACAACTTCCGATCACTATCCAGTAGTTTCTCTTTTTAGTTATTCAAGCGAAAATAAACCAGAAGTCGGTAGTTTAAATACTAAAGAAAATACAAGAGATTCAAGTGCACTATTTGCGATTGAAAATACATTAGTTTCTAATGAAATTAAATTACAAGCTAGTCAAGATTTGGAAAATGTAAATTTTCAAGTTATGGATGCGCAAGGGAAAAGTTATATTCATTTTTCTAAAAGAAATGTTTCGAGTAATCGACCATTTTATGTAAAATGTAAAGAATTGCCAAACGGCGATTATAGTTTGTTAATTACTACAAATGAAAATAAGCAAGCACTCTTATTTACGAAGCAATAGATTTGTTTTGGATGTTTTCCTCAATTGTATTTTGAGGATTGATATTCGGATACTTGTGTTCTAGGGATTGTAAAAAATTATAGTTTATAATGATATTTTTTATAGAGTCGTCGTATTCTCTTTTCTTATTTTTTATATAGTAAAGGATAGACGAATTTGTAAAAGGAAGATTGAATTTAATATAATTATTTGTCTGATTTGCCAAAATACTTAGTGTTGAATTTAAGTAATTACTGAGTTTGAAATAGGAATTTTTGATGGAAAGCTTTGCATTCGCTAATAAGTTTTTTTCTAGTTTGTAAATATAAATTTTTGAACTATTTAATTTGGGTACAAATGCATATAGCTGATCATCACTGATTACAAAAATACATTCTGATGCTACTTCATTGCTATGCA from Rhizosphaericola mali includes:
- a CDS encoding D-sedoheptulose-7-phosphate isomerase; this encodes MIEKISSLVAESIDVKTKILKDEAFLLNIERAVALVVDAFSKDKKVMFCGNGGSAADAQHLAAEFSGRFYKNRKALPAEALHCNTSYLTAVANDYSYDDIYARLVDGIGFEGDVLIGLSTSGNSKNVVKAMEVAKNKGIITLGLTGINGGQMEDLSDILFAVPSKVTPRVQESHILIGHIICELVEASLFED
- a CDS encoding FMN-dependent NADH-azoreductase, giving the protein MKKVLEVIASARGAESFSTKLADHIVSKISEKYDGSSVIKKDIVDSKIPHLNPDILAAFFTPLENQADSIKGLDAFSNKAIKELQEADTIVIAVPFYNFGIPSVLKAYIDHVAVGGKTFKYIDGAPVGLLTGKKVYLAISSGGVYSEGDYKAYDFTEPYLRTVLGFLGMTDVTTFRIEGLNVSALKDRAVEKGLNSVVID
- a CDS encoding M28 family metallopeptidase, with the translated sequence MIHSKKIRALLLGVASTTLVNAQNIDKIINPTSVKSILSVLASDDMRGRKTFSPDIDRAAEFIASEFKKTGLSYPKGQESYLQKFSVYKTSISSVKGTINNQAINSENILAVSTQKNIDVTQNNGYKIETIESKQVLFSIAMAAIHSKQNTIVIVDTSCSKLFKRLSYFTQATFESPYSVIFILGTQTPSTFDIHIEQNLEAQKLQNVVGIIPGKTKPDEYVIFSGHYDHLGVDPSKGTDSIYNGANDDASGTTAVIELAKYYKKLNNNERTLIFAAFTAEEIGGYGSQYFSQQFDPNKVIAMFNIEMIGTDSKWGNNSAYITGFEKTNMGEILQKNLQGSKFQFYPDPYTEQNLFYRSDNATLARQGVPAHTISTSKMDSEPNYHKLSDEISTLDLTNMAEIIKSVAVSAQTIISGKDTPTRVDASSLK
- a CDS encoding HAD-IIIA family hydrolase: MIKDCIILCGGLGTRLKSEVPNVPKPMAPVADRPFLWYVVKNFIAQGIEHFVFALGYKNEIIQQYLASSESPFVKEKATYTLSLETEPLGTGGAINKACALTKSENAIIANGDTFYKVDLNALSEAHETKKAECTLSLKTMHEFDRYGVVSLDADNQVVSFKEKKFYIEGLINGGIYALNIPKFQSQNWPEKFSFETDYLEKNTNNGKLFGVIDEHFFIDIGIPEDYKKAMKELKIHHFASLDISKIDKTWTLFLDRDGVLNEEIGDSYVLNTDQLKVYDYIPKALGILAKKFNTIVIVTNQKGIGKKLMTIQDLTLIHKKLKSEIATEGGRIDSFYFCPDLEDNSPNRKPQPGMAFQAKKDYPNIEFSKSIMVGNRLSDMKFGRNAGMFTVLLSTTHPDIPYPNEDTDLRFPDLLAFAQSLEG
- a CDS encoding GHMP family kinase ATP-binding protein — translated: MNIYRSKAPLRIGLAGGGTDVSPYSDLYGGAILNITVSLFAHANIELIESEQIILSAMDRGEEEVYDWTTSLPINGNLDLLKGVYNRIQKDYGISKQGFRLNTFVDAPAGSGLGTSSTLVVAILGAFVEMLKLPLGDYDIAHYAYDIERKDLGLSGGKQDQYAATFGGVNYMEFLADDRVIVNPLRIRNEYLDELENNLLLFYTSTSRESAKIIVEQQKNVLQKNEKSIEAMHQLKEQSILLKEALLRGELFKFGQILDFGFQQKKQMAANISNDLIDDIYSAAIEAGATGGKISGAGGGGFMTFYCPGNTRYQVIEALKKFGGEVKPYRFTRHGLITWTVKS